The Triticum aestivum cultivar Chinese Spring chromosome 3A, IWGSC CS RefSeq v2.1, whole genome shotgun sequence genome includes a region encoding these proteins:
- the LOC123062493 gene encoding DYRK-family kinase pom1 — MAAPGLDEVMAFLTDHGFASTASALRDDVLGRAADGEPGPAAALDPQLPPLRMSASGAGLPPPASPGSSSGSASSSAFVSMRSSPSGLLNPYGVWSSQHSLSDASSSEMEFGTARQYDTTDLFFQEGWLYDDHIFHTKPGDRDKEEDKFVLGAQGGPGPAETFVFGPGDYCRHEHAGNDGCEGCAEVYTCSSPLCGCCARGLKNFQELEVLTNSSSAVYGRYKIMDDQTEILDECGPDVFQMKQSGDAVLECDLPTNSGQVDDRMELNVVEKELQMLSSFDTYDDAEIAASPVQVRHVTDNVELDHNNENNLKSSSDKEYLKESYSLHPFPETDDYDDTYEFEDVGPLNTDVRKSATLIAEKEDPESNIDQAVSNFHQEYEVFELRIVHRKNRTGFEANKDFPIVLNSVIAGRYYVTEYLGSAAFSKVVQAHDLQTGIDICLKIIKNDKDFFDQSLDEIKLLKFVNKYDPSDEHHVLRLYDYFYHQEHLFIVTELLRANLYEFQKYNQDSGGDLYFTFPRIQAIARQCLEALVYLHHLRIIHCDLKPENILIKSYSRCEIKVIDLGSSCFLTDSLCLYVQSRSYRAPEVILGLPYDQRIDIWSLGCILAELYTGEVLFPNEPVSMMLARMIGIIGPIDMEMLELGQETHKYFTDDYGLFTKNEETGQLEELVPEKSSLRHHLRCPDPQFVDFLSYLLQINPRKRPTASEALEHPWLSSEY; from the exons ATGGCCGCGCCGGGCCTGGACGAGGTCATGGCCTTCCTCACCGACCACGGCTTCGCCAGCACCGCCTCCGCGCTCCGGGACGACGTGCTGGGCCGCGCCGCCGACGGGGAGCCCGGGCCCGCCGCCGCATTAGATCCCCAGCTCCCGCCCCTCCGTATGTCGGCCTCGGGCGCCGGCCTGCCGCCGCCTGCCAGCCCCGGCTCCAGCTCCGGCTCGGCGTCCTCCTCCGCCTTCGTCAGCATGCGCTCATCGCCCTCAG GCCTGCTGAACCCTTATGGCGTGTGGTCGTCGCAGCACTCGCTGTCAGACGCGTCGTCATCTGAGATGGAGTTCGGCACAGCACGCCAGTACGACACCACCGACCTCTTCTTCCAGGAAGGCTGGCTCTACGACGACCACATCTTCCATACCAAGCCGGGCGACAGAGACAAGGAGGAGGACAAGTTTGTTCTCGGCGCTCAGGGCGGCCCAGGACCGGCAGAAACGTTCGTGTTTGGCCCTGGCGACTACTGCCGCCATGAACACGCCGGCAATGACGGCTGTGAGGGGTGCGCCGAGGTGTACACCTGCTCGTCACCGCTCTGCGGTTGCTGTGCCAGGGGACTAAAGAATTTTCAGGAGCTCGAGGTGCTCACGAATTCTAGCTCTGCCGTGTATGGGAGGTACAAGATCATGGATGACCAGACAGAGATACTGGATGAGTGTGGCCCGGATGTGTTTCAGATGAAGCAGAGTGGGGATGCTGTGCTTGAGTGTGATTTGCCGACAAATTCTGGGCAAGTAGACGACCGTATGGAGCTGAATGTTGTGGAGAAGGAGCTTCAAATGCTCAGTTCatttgatacttatgatgatgctgaaATTGCTGCAA GTCCAGTACAGGTGCGCCATGTCACTGATAATGTAGAGTTGGATCATAACAATGAAAACAATCTGAAAAGCAGCAGTGATAAAGAATATCTGAAAGAGAGTTATAGCTTGCATCCTTTCCCTGAGACTGATGATTATGATGACACCTACGAGTTTGAAGATGTTGGGCCATTGAATACAGATGTTCGGAAATCTGCTACACTTATAGCTGAGAAAGAAGATCCAGAGTCAAACATTGATCAGGCCGTCTCTAATTTCCATCAGGAATACGAGGTATTTGAATTGAGAATTGTCCACCGCAAGAACAG AACTGGCTTTGAAGCAAATAAAGATTTTCCCATTGTCTTGAATTCAGTCATAGCAGGAAGATATTATGTTACTGAATATCTTGGCTCGGCTGCATTCAGCAAGGTTGTCCAAGCACATGATCTTCAGACAGGAATAGatatttgcctaaaaataataaaaaatgataAGGATTTCTTCGATCAGAGTTTGGATGAGATAAAACTGCTGAAGTTTGTGAATAAATACGATCCATCAGATGAGCATCATGTACTGCGGCTCTATGACTACTTCTATCATCAG GAACATCTTTTCATTGTCACTGAATTACTGCGAGCAAATCTGTATGAGTTTCAGAAATATAACCAGGATTCTGGTGGTGACTTGTACTTTACATTTCCTAGGATACAG GCAATTGCTCGCCAATGCTTAGAAGCTTTGGTATATTTGCACCATTTAAGGATCATTCATTGTGACCTAAAGCCAGAGAATATCCTTATCAAGAGCTACAGCAGGTGTGAAATTAAGGTCATCGATCTTGGAAGTAGTTGCTTCTTGACAGACAGCTTATGCCTGTATGTCCAGTCACGTTCTTATCGAGCTCCCGAGGTCATTCTGGGCCTGCCATATGATCAGAGGATTGACATTTGGTCTCTTGGTTGCATCCTTGCTGAACTGTACACTGGTGAA GTACTATTTCCTAATGAGCCAGTGTCCATGATGCTTGCCCGAATGATCGGGATAATTGGTCCAATAGACATGGAAATGTTAGAGTTGGGACAGGAAACACATAAATATTTCACCGATGATTATGGCCTTTTCACCAAGAATGAG GAGACAGGTCAATTAGAGGAGTTAGTCCCAGAGAAGTCTTCTTTGCGACATCACTTGCGATGCCCTGATCCACAGTTTGTGGATTTTCTATCTTATCTGCTGCAAATAAACCCCAGGAAGAGACCAACAGCCAGCGAAGCGCTCGAGCATCCGTGGCTTTCATCCGAGTACTAA